The following are encoded together in the Streptomyces tendae genome:
- a CDS encoding SGNH/GDSL hydrolase family protein, producing MSSPQSSPPVLTHATPAPAAEAVFPASGPAVWHGAWTTPVMRPSAAPWFETWAEQGFTDQSLRQVVRLHCGGSQVRIRLSNAYGRTPLHLTGATIGRTAACAAVHPDTMRTLRFAGSPSTTILAKGHAVSDPVTLPTEPLEHLTISLYFKEPTGPATYHQMSLTTTYRAAGDHHRDPSATAYTDTVQPAYGSWYYLEGVETSGKHRLPRAVVTFGDSLTDGYGATIDGDDRYPDVLAERFLAAGRPRPVLNAGIGSNKLLTDSALGGDAGIARFTRDVLDQPHIGTVIVLMGVNDIQQTDDPVPGTGHEATPVTAQQLIDGHRRLIRAAHARQVRAVGATLTPYRGAAGWSAAGEVIRARVNQWMRTSGEYDTVVDFACALDPDGTGSIREDLHIGDNIHPNPAGYRAMADAIDLAALGQ from the coding sequence ATGAGTTCACCCCAGTCCAGCCCGCCTGTGCTCACACACGCCACGCCCGCCCCTGCCGCCGAGGCCGTGTTCCCGGCGTCCGGCCCCGCCGTCTGGCACGGCGCGTGGACCACGCCGGTCATGCGGCCCTCCGCCGCGCCGTGGTTCGAGACGTGGGCCGAGCAGGGCTTCACCGACCAGTCCCTCCGGCAGGTCGTCCGCCTCCACTGCGGTGGCAGCCAGGTCAGGATTCGGCTGTCCAACGCCTACGGCCGCACACCCCTGCACCTCACCGGCGCCACCATCGGCCGCACCGCCGCCTGCGCAGCCGTACACCCGGACACCATGCGCACACTGCGCTTCGCCGGTTCCCCCTCCACCACCATCCTCGCAAAGGGACACGCCGTCAGCGACCCGGTCACCCTGCCCACCGAACCGCTCGAACACCTCACCATCAGCCTCTACTTCAAAGAACCCACCGGCCCGGCCACCTACCACCAGATGTCCCTGACCACCACCTACCGAGCAGCCGGTGACCACCACAGAGACCCGTCTGCCACCGCCTACACCGACACGGTCCAGCCCGCCTACGGATCCTGGTACTACCTCGAAGGCGTCGAGACCTCTGGCAAGCACCGCCTGCCCCGCGCGGTTGTCACCTTCGGCGACTCCCTCACCGACGGGTACGGTGCGACCATCGACGGCGACGACCGCTACCCCGACGTCCTCGCCGAACGCTTCCTCGCCGCCGGCCGACCCCGCCCGGTCCTGAACGCCGGCATCGGCTCCAACAAGCTGCTGACCGACTCGGCCCTCGGCGGTGACGCCGGTATCGCGCGTTTCACGCGGGACGTCCTCGACCAACCCCACATCGGCACGGTGATCGTCCTGATGGGCGTCAACGACATCCAGCAGACCGACGACCCGGTGCCCGGCACCGGCCATGAGGCCACGCCGGTCACTGCGCAGCAGCTGATCGACGGGCACCGCAGACTCATCCGCGCCGCCCACGCCCGCCAAGTCAGGGCCGTCGGCGCCACACTCACCCCCTACCGGGGCGCGGCCGGCTGGTCCGCCGCGGGCGAGGTGATCCGCGCCCGGGTCAATCAGTGGATGAGAACCAGCGGCGAGTACGACACCGTCGTCGACTTCGCGTGCGCCCTGGACCCCGACGGCACCGGCAGCATCAGGGAAGACCTGCACATAGGCGACAACATCCACCCCAACCCCGCCGGATACCGGGCCATGGCCGACGCCATCGACCTGGCCGCCCTGGGGCAGTGA
- a CDS encoding carboxymuconolactone decarboxylase family protein, whose amino-acid sequence MTNGLATLTSRFSDPQQLVPELGDVSTALFKIIGNGAVPRSTVTLVHLRAGQLVENTYLTVMHTANARRAGVPEEKITSVASWKDAPYFTPAERVALELVEAVLTPGGHGQRVPDALYARAAEHYDATALATLAMVIGQVNFFIPLALIGKPLPGVSMAEQWRTSTTD is encoded by the coding sequence ATGACCAACGGCCTCGCCACCCTCACCTCCCGGTTCTCCGACCCACAGCAGCTGGTCCCCGAACTCGGCGACGTAAGCACCGCCCTGTTCAAAATCATCGGTAACGGGGCGGTCCCCCGGAGCACCGTCACCCTGGTCCACCTGCGCGCCGGGCAGCTCGTCGAGAACACCTACCTGACGGTGATGCACACCGCCAATGCGCGCCGGGCGGGAGTACCGGAGGAGAAGATCACCTCCGTCGCCTCCTGGAAGGACGCCCCGTACTTCACCCCGGCCGAGCGGGTGGCACTGGAGCTGGTGGAAGCCGTCCTCACGCCCGGCGGGCACGGCCAGCGGGTCCCGGACGCCCTGTACGCGCGGGCGGCCGAGCACTACGACGCCACCGCGCTGGCCACCCTCGCCATGGTGATCGGGCAGGTCAACTTCTTCATCCCCCTCGCCCTGATCGGCAAGCCACTGCCCGGGGTCTCCATGGCCGAGCAGTGGCGCACGTCCACCACCGACTAG
- a CDS encoding sigma-70 family RNA polymerase sigma factor: protein MIVNPPEFLAVRFEEHRPHLRAVAYRMLGSLAEADDAIQETWLRLSGSDDRRIDNLGGWLTTVVGRVCLDMLRARKRRSEEPLEQRLPDPVISRDGVGGGDPEQQALLADSLGLALLVVLESLSPAERLAFVLHDLFGLSFEEIAPIVDRTPATAKKLASRARLRVRGATPPPDPDRSTGRRVVDAFLTAARGGDFDALLALLDPDVVLRADGGTLTGGLRTIRGAAAVAGQLDTFRRMATAATTRPALVNGFAGLVNTLDGQPLSVMSFTVTGGRIAAIDILSDPVRLARLDLASAED from the coding sequence GTGATCGTGAATCCACCTGAATTTCTGGCCGTGCGGTTCGAAGAGCACCGGCCACATCTTCGTGCGGTGGCGTATCGCATGCTTGGTTCCCTGGCTGAGGCGGACGATGCGATCCAGGAGACATGGCTGCGGTTGTCGGGTTCCGATGACCGCCGGATCGACAATCTGGGCGGTTGGCTGACGACTGTGGTCGGTCGTGTGTGTCTGGACATGCTCCGTGCGCGGAAGCGGCGCAGCGAGGAGCCGTTGGAGCAGCGGCTGCCCGATCCGGTGATCAGCCGCGACGGTGTGGGTGGGGGCGACCCTGAGCAGCAGGCGTTGCTGGCGGACTCACTGGGGCTGGCTCTGCTGGTGGTGCTGGAGTCGCTCAGTCCGGCGGAGCGGTTGGCGTTCGTGCTGCACGACCTGTTCGGGCTGTCGTTCGAGGAGATCGCGCCGATCGTCGACCGCACACCCGCGACGGCCAAGAAGCTGGCCAGTCGGGCCCGGCTGCGGGTCCGCGGCGCGACGCCGCCGCCGGATCCGGACCGGTCCACCGGGCGGCGTGTGGTGGACGCGTTCCTGACCGCCGCCCGCGGCGGCGACTTCGACGCGCTGCTGGCTCTTCTCGACCCGGACGTGGTGCTGCGCGCGGACGGCGGAACACTCACCGGTGGGCTGCGGACAATCCGAGGTGCCGCTGCGGTGGCCGGGCAGCTCGACACCTTCCGGCGGATGGCCACCGCCGCCACCACCCGCCCGGCCCTGGTCAACGGCTTCGCCGGCCTGGTGAACACCCTGGACGGGCAGCCGCTGTCCGTCATGAGCTTCACCGTTACCGGTGGCAGGATCGCCGCGATCGACATTTTGTCCGACCCCGTACGGTTGGCCCGGCTCGACCTCGCGTCCGCCGAGGACTGA
- a CDS encoding alpha/beta hydrolase family protein: MNLRRGATAFALLGLSFALVPGGPGIASAAPVPISSVRNTSEAGIELPRPAGRYAVGAQILHLSDPQRRDPWVPSAHRELMVSVHYPARARTGAAAPYMTQEEARLLLEARGLAGVVPAEAVSGVRTHARVDAPPAYGRFPMVLLSPGFAMPRSTLTTLADDLASRGYVVAAVDHAYESVGTAFPGGRVLTCLACERVATDQERARVAVGRAHDLSFVIDRLTTLRASSGTIHRHSGTPFAQLIDPRRIGVAGHSIGGAAAAAVMQRDPRVRAGVNLDGNFFTPLAGAGMEGQPFMMMGTSATHGPAAPDSDWQGAWTRLDGWKRWLTVAGAEHFTFTDLPVLADRLGLSDPAATLSGERSWQLTRDYTAAFFDTHLRGMARPLLDGPAADRPEVGFPRM, from the coding sequence ATGAACCTACGACGCGGTGCCACCGCTTTTGCCCTGCTCGGCCTGTCGTTCGCCCTGGTGCCCGGCGGCCCGGGCATCGCCTCGGCCGCCCCCGTGCCTATCTCCTCCGTCCGGAACACCTCGGAAGCGGGGATCGAGCTGCCGCGGCCTGCGGGCCGGTATGCGGTCGGGGCACAGATCCTGCACCTGTCCGATCCTCAGCGCCGCGACCCATGGGTGCCCTCGGCCCACAGGGAGCTGATGGTGTCGGTTCACTATCCCGCCCGTGCCCGAACGGGCGCTGCCGCGCCCTACATGACGCAGGAGGAGGCCCGGCTGCTGCTGGAGGCGAGGGGCCTGGCCGGTGTCGTGCCTGCCGAGGCTGTCAGCGGTGTACGGACCCACGCGCGGGTGGACGCCCCTCCCGCGTACGGCCGTTTCCCGATGGTGCTGCTCTCGCCGGGCTTCGCGATGCCGCGCAGCACGCTCACCACCCTGGCGGACGACTTGGCGAGCCGCGGGTACGTCGTCGCCGCCGTGGACCACGCTTACGAGTCCGTCGGCACGGCCTTCCCTGGTGGACGTGTGCTCACCTGTCTCGCGTGTGAGCGGGTCGCCACCGACCAGGAGCGGGCGCGGGTGGCCGTCGGCCGGGCCCATGACCTGTCCTTCGTCATCGACCGATTGACAACGCTGCGGGCATCGTCCGGCACGATCCACCGACACAGCGGTACCCCCTTTGCCCAATTGATCGATCCCCGGCGGATCGGGGTGGCAGGACACTCCATCGGGGGTGCGGCCGCCGCCGCGGTCATGCAGCGCGATCCGCGTGTGCGCGCCGGTGTGAACCTGGACGGGAACTTCTTCACCCCGCTCGCCGGGGCGGGCATGGAAGGGCAGCCGTTCATGATGATGGGCACCTCCGCCACCCACGGACCTGCCGCCCCGGACAGCGACTGGCAAGGCGCCTGGACCCGCCTGGATGGGTGGAAGCGCTGGCTGACGGTTGCCGGGGCCGAGCACTTCACTTTCACGGATCTGCCGGTCCTGGCCGACCGGCTGGGCCTCTCCGATCCCGCGGCGACGCTCTCGGGCGAGCGCTCGTGGCAGCTCACACGGGACTACACGGCTGCCTTCTTCGACACGCACCTGCGCGGTATGGCACGCCCTCTGCTCGATGGCCCCGCGGCCGACCGTCCGGAGGTCGGATTCCCTCGGATGTGA
- a CDS encoding MarR family winged helix-turn-helix transcriptional regulator encodes MDYGDKLFWLSVVIQRKYAQICAEFELTPSQATLLCAVRNEPRQMADLAASLGMTKNALSQLVDRTVRRELVDRASSAQDRRVVMLSATPTGKVLAEAVYAEVAKRLPEIVRNLDADDQRDFERLATAIVDTSDLSSPTSNQPITP; translated from the coding sequence GTGGACTATGGAGACAAGCTCTTCTGGCTCTCGGTTGTGATTCAACGCAAGTACGCGCAGATCTGCGCCGAGTTCGAATTGACCCCCTCGCAGGCCACGCTGCTCTGCGCCGTCAGGAACGAGCCGCGGCAGATGGCTGACCTCGCCGCGTCGTTGGGTATGACGAAGAACGCCTTGAGCCAGTTGGTCGATCGCACCGTGCGGCGCGAGTTGGTCGACCGGGCAAGCTCGGCGCAGGACCGACGGGTCGTCATGCTCAGTGCGACGCCCACGGGGAAGGTGCTCGCCGAGGCCGTTTACGCCGAGGTCGCCAAGCGCCTGCCCGAGATCGTGAGGAACCTCGACGCCGACGACCAGCGCGACTTCGAGCGCCTGGCCACCGCCATCGTGGACACCTCGGACCTCTCTTCACCCACCTCGAACCAACCCATCACACCGTGA
- a CDS encoding NmrA family NAD(P)-binding protein, with translation MRTQATGTIAVFGATGQQGGAVVDALLDHKAPVRALIRNPQSDRAQALAARGVELAAIRADDPASLTAALATVEGFYFMTPEANSLEEVEAEIRVGTALVDAAVEAGVPHVVFNSVFGADRESGVPHHDSKHSIEEHLRKSGLRATMVRATAFMENFTSVMAPSLEHGEIVLRLPLPEDVALKMISVRDIGRVAAALLLDTAEAPGGAVELVGDELTGPQIAAAFGARAGLPARYEALPLSVLPNDLDKAMFREFAKAPEYPSDLAVVRSIEPATLDLVEWIRATGWTAPTNVAGS, from the coding sequence ATGCGCACACAGGCGACCGGCACGATCGCAGTCTTCGGCGCGACGGGGCAACAGGGCGGGGCGGTGGTCGACGCGCTGCTGGACCACAAGGCGCCGGTGCGGGCTTTGATTCGCAACCCGCAGTCCGACCGGGCTCAGGCGCTGGCCGCCCGCGGCGTCGAGCTGGCGGCCATCCGGGCCGACGACCCGGCGTCGCTGACCGCCGCGCTGGCGACGGTCGAGGGGTTCTACTTCATGACCCCGGAAGCGAACAGCCTCGAAGAGGTCGAGGCGGAGATCCGCGTCGGTACCGCGCTCGTCGACGCGGCGGTCGAGGCGGGCGTCCCACACGTCGTGTTCAACTCGGTCTTCGGAGCGGACCGGGAGTCGGGGGTGCCGCACCACGACTCGAAGCACTCGATCGAGGAGCACCTGAGGAAGTCCGGCCTCAGGGCCACGATGGTTCGCGCGACAGCCTTCATGGAGAACTTCACGAGCGTGATGGCACCGAGCCTGGAGCATGGGGAGATCGTGCTGAGGCTGCCGCTGCCGGAGGACGTCGCCCTGAAGATGATCTCGGTCAGGGACATCGGCCGGGTCGCCGCCGCGCTCCTGCTCGACACCGCGGAGGCGCCCGGCGGAGCCGTCGAGCTCGTCGGCGACGAGCTGACGGGCCCCCAGATCGCCGCGGCGTTCGGCGCGCGCGCCGGGCTCCCGGCACGGTACGAGGCCCTCCCGCTGAGCGTGCTTCCCAACGACCTCGACAAGGCGATGTTCCGCGAGTTCGCGAAGGCGCCGGAATACCCTTCGGACCTCGCGGTGGTGCGCTCGATCGAGCCGGCCACCCTGGACCTGGTCGAGTGGATCCGCGCTACCGGCTGGACCGCGCCCACAAACGTGGCTGGTTCCTGA
- a CDS encoding nuclear transport factor 2 family protein, translating into MGLDELLELEHRGWQSLCEGTGGDFYGQLMTENGVMVLAHGQVFRRQDVIDSLSEAPPWRTYEITEERMIPLSESSAALVYLGRAYREGAEPAFTALMSSVYARRGTEWALAVYQQTPVPE; encoded by the coding sequence ATGGGCTTGGACGAGCTTCTGGAGCTGGAGCATCGCGGTTGGCAATCCCTGTGCGAGGGAACCGGCGGGGATTTCTATGGTCAGTTGATGACAGAGAATGGCGTCATGGTGCTCGCGCACGGCCAGGTGTTCCGCCGGCAGGACGTCATCGATTCGCTCAGCGAAGCGCCGCCCTGGCGAACCTACGAGATCACTGAGGAGCGGATGATTCCCCTAAGCGAATCATCTGCTGCCCTGGTCTATCTTGGGCGAGCCTATCGGGAAGGCGCGGAGCCGGCGTTCACGGCACTGATGTCGAGTGTTTATGCGCGACGAGGGACTGAGTGGGCGCTGGCCGTATACCAACAGACTCCCGTGCCCGAGTAG
- a CDS encoding RNA polymerase sigma factor has translation MDYSLHTRIRAGDPEAFRELFRDHARLVHRHAVRVTGDWTVAEDIVSLTFLEAWRLRARLRDEGDSARPWLMGIAVNVLRNTTRAARRHQRALERLPAKEGVPDFADEVVGRMADADQLAAAQQGLKKLNRSEREVFTLAVWSGLSYAETAAVLGVPVGTVRSRLSRARKRLSKLAVEELRKSREPLPHNGQVQGGRTSAVRSHESYEEGSE, from the coding sequence GTGGACTACTCACTGCACACCCGGATACGGGCAGGCGACCCGGAGGCGTTCCGCGAACTCTTCCGTGACCACGCCCGACTGGTCCACCGGCACGCGGTACGCGTGACCGGGGACTGGACCGTCGCCGAAGACATCGTCTCGCTGACCTTCTTGGAGGCGTGGCGGCTGCGCGCCAGGCTGCGGGACGAAGGCGACAGCGCGCGCCCCTGGCTGATGGGCATCGCCGTGAACGTACTGCGCAACACCACCCGCGCTGCGCGCCGCCACCAGCGAGCCCTGGAGCGCCTGCCGGCCAAGGAAGGGGTTCCGGACTTCGCGGACGAAGTCGTCGGCCGCATGGCCGATGCCGACCAGCTGGCCGCCGCCCAACAGGGCCTGAAGAAGCTGAACCGGAGCGAGCGCGAGGTCTTCACCCTCGCCGTGTGGTCCGGGCTCAGCTATGCGGAGACGGCGGCCGTCCTCGGCGTCCCGGTCGGCACCGTGCGCTCCCGCCTGTCCCGCGCCCGCAAACGCCTGAGCAAGCTGGCCGTCGAAGAACTGAGGAAGAGCAGGGAACCGCTACCGCACAACGGACAAGTACAGGGCGGCCGCACTTCCGCGGTCCGGTCACACGAGTCGTACGAGGAGGGGTCCGAATGA
- a CDS encoding CU044_5270 family protein, translating to MTRRTSRRQEPLDDAELSRLLPAPGDPQLSPARHLLLEEHLMNEIQRTAPAPAPLRRIARRALLIGVPVTAAALVGAFAFTTLTGSGGSATTAATPHPVEAPVVRIETGSTARLASTVERIAAAASTGKTPEPGPGQYIYTKSKVSYLSVSHTDSDKSRTWVQPLHIRETWNSPDGKQGWLDEPGYQPEGGVSLDSDVESTLNGPSYHYLKTLPTDPDALLKKIYKETEGQGNSPDQEAFATVGDLLKEQLAPAELNAALYRAAAKIPGVVVVDRAQDAAGREGIALAHVDRRSGDRTEWIFDRRTYTYLGSRAVQVVQTDDVEPGTVLERTAVLERAVVDAQKQRPGTRGTDV from the coding sequence ATGACCCGCAGGACGTCGCGGCGACAGGAGCCGCTGGACGACGCGGAACTGTCCCGTCTGCTGCCGGCACCGGGAGACCCACAGCTGTCGCCCGCCCGTCACCTGCTTCTCGAGGAACACCTGATGAACGAGATACAGCGCACCGCACCTGCCCCTGCGCCGCTCCGCCGCATCGCACGCCGTGCCTTGCTGATCGGTGTCCCGGTCACCGCCGCCGCCCTGGTCGGCGCATTCGCCTTCACCACGCTGACCGGTTCCGGGGGCAGTGCTACGACCGCGGCCACTCCGCACCCGGTCGAAGCGCCAGTCGTCCGCATCGAGACCGGCAGCACCGCCCGGCTCGCCTCCACCGTCGAGCGCATCGCCGCCGCCGCCTCGACCGGCAAGACGCCCGAACCCGGCCCCGGCCAGTACATCTACACCAAGAGCAAGGTCTCCTACCTCTCCGTCTCGCACACCGACTCGGACAAGTCCCGGACCTGGGTCCAGCCGCTGCACATCCGCGAGACGTGGAACTCCCCCGACGGCAAGCAGGGGTGGCTGGACGAGCCCGGCTACCAGCCCGAGGGCGGTGTCTCCCTCGACAGTGACGTGGAGAGCACCCTGAACGGCCCCTCCTACCACTACCTCAAGACGCTGCCCACCGACCCGGACGCCCTGCTGAAGAAGATCTACAAGGAGACCGAGGGCCAGGGGAACTCCCCGGACCAGGAAGCCTTCGCCACTGTCGGCGACCTGCTCAAGGAGCAGCTCGCACCGGCCGAACTGAATGCGGCGCTGTACCGGGCCGCGGCCAAGATCCCCGGCGTCGTGGTGGTGGACCGTGCCCAGGACGCCGCCGGACGTGAGGGCATCGCCCTGGCCCACGTCGACCGGCGGAGCGGCGATCGCACCGAGTGGATCTTCGACCGCAGGACGTACACCTATCTCGGCAGCCGGGCCGTGCAGGTCGTACAGACCGACGACGTCGAGCCCGGCACAGTCCTCGAACGCACCGCCGTGCTGGAGCGGGCCGTCGTCGACGCCCAGAAGCAGCGCCCGGGCACGCGAGGGACCGATGTGTGA
- a CDS encoding carboxymuconolactone decarboxylase family protein, with protein sequence MTTASTPSRDKRVFIDKFDPDVFRALARTAQAAGAAASHAGLPVTLVELVNLRVSQINGCAYCLRTHTHAALEAGETAQRLGLLAAWSETDVFTPAERAALALAEATTNLNGSARGAASAAARDALTDEQISAVLWVAISINAFNRVSIMSGHPVKEA encoded by the coding sequence TTGACCACCGCCTCGACGCCGAGCCGCGACAAACGCGTGTTCATCGACAAGTTCGACCCCGACGTGTTCCGTGCCCTCGCACGGACCGCACAAGCCGCCGGCGCGGCGGCCTCCCACGCCGGGCTGCCGGTGACCCTGGTCGAACTGGTCAACCTCCGCGTCTCCCAGATCAACGGCTGCGCCTACTGCCTTCGCACACACACGCACGCGGCGCTCGAAGCCGGGGAAACGGCGCAGCGTCTCGGACTGCTGGCGGCCTGGAGTGAGACGGACGTCTTCACTCCCGCGGAACGCGCCGCTTTGGCGCTGGCCGAGGCGACGACGAATCTGAACGGCTCCGCACGGGGCGCCGCGTCGGCCGCCGCACGCGACGCGCTCACCGACGAGCAGATCTCGGCCGTCCTGTGGGTCGCGATCAGCATCAACGCTTTCAACCGCGTTTCGATCATGAGTGGACATCCGGTGAAAGAGGCCTGA
- a CDS encoding SDR family NAD(P)-dependent oxidoreductase produces MGQQERKTAVITGGSTGIGLATAVRLADEGAYVFITGRREAELRAAVETIGADRATAVVGDISKPEDLDRLYEAVQARGTGVDVLVANAGVGSFVTLEETTEEHFDQIFDVNVRGTVFTVKKALPLLKDGASVILVGSTASTRGVAGFGAYSASKAAVRAFARAWSVELKDRDIRVNVVSPAWIETPGGMAAFGDEETVRAVKETVAATVPKGRFGRPEEAAALVAFLASEQSSYIVGVEFHVDGGANQI; encoded by the coding sequence ATGGGACAGCAGGAGCGCAAGACGGCGGTCATCACCGGGGGCAGCACCGGTATCGGTCTGGCCACCGCTGTGCGGCTGGCCGATGAGGGCGCGTATGTGTTCATCACCGGTCGGCGTGAGGCCGAACTGAGGGCCGCCGTCGAAACGATCGGTGCGGACCGGGCCACCGCGGTCGTCGGGGACATCTCCAAGCCGGAGGACCTGGACCGGCTCTACGAGGCGGTCCAGGCGAGGGGTACGGGTGTGGACGTACTGGTGGCGAACGCGGGGGTCGGTTCCTTTGTGACGCTGGAGGAGACCACCGAGGAACACTTCGACCAGATCTTCGACGTCAACGTCCGCGGCACGGTGTTCACCGTGAAGAAGGCGCTGCCGCTGCTCAAGGATGGGGCTTCGGTCATCCTGGTCGGTTCGACTGCTTCGACCCGTGGCGTGGCCGGCTTCGGCGCGTACTCGGCGTCGAAGGCGGCTGTGCGGGCCTTCGCGCGGGCGTGGTCCGTCGAGCTCAAAGACCGTGACATCCGCGTCAACGTGGTCTCGCCGGCATGGATCGAGACTCCCGGCGGCATGGCTGCCTTCGGCGACGAGGAGACCGTCCGGGCTGTCAAGGAGACCGTCGCCGCGACCGTGCCCAAGGGCCGCTTCGGGAGACCGGAGGAAGCGGCCGCCCTCGTCGCCTTCCTGGCCTCGGAGCAGAGCAGCTACATCGTTGGCGTGGAATTCCACGTCGACGGAGGCGCTAACCAGATCTGA
- a CDS encoding AraC family transcriptional regulator, translated as MLGFRDPVADAIGLLRPRTVIGPSLRATGDWALRFAPFPHVRIGGLVRGACWLVIEGHEPVFLREGDTFMLGNPPPYVLASTLDTGPRPAESAWASAEDGLVRIGPESEQDLYLCLGDIAFDDRNAALLTDLLPALVTVRATDPHGKPLGQLVDLLVTEIGVRAPGGPLVENHLAQILLVHMLRAHAAETDRPTGWLSALNEDGIGAALRAMHADVARSWKLKELADISHMSRSAFAASFKNHVGVPPLEYLIQWRMSLARDALARDSLSISELAQATGYLSESAFSTAFRRVVGSSPTQFRNQTRQPQHSAGNDD; from the coding sequence GTGCTCGGGTTTCGGGATCCAGTGGCTGACGCGATCGGCCTTCTGCGGCCCCGCACGGTGATCGGTCCCAGTCTTCGTGCCACGGGGGACTGGGCTTTGCGTTTCGCCCCGTTCCCGCATGTGCGGATCGGGGGTCTCGTACGCGGTGCGTGCTGGTTGGTCATCGAAGGGCATGAGCCCGTATTTCTGCGAGAAGGTGACACCTTCATGCTCGGCAACCCTCCGCCCTACGTGCTGGCCAGTACGCTCGACACAGGCCCGCGTCCCGCGGAATCGGCGTGGGCGAGCGCCGAGGACGGGCTCGTGCGAATAGGCCCGGAGTCGGAACAGGACCTCTACCTCTGCCTCGGCGACATCGCGTTCGACGACAGGAACGCGGCTCTCCTGACCGATCTTCTGCCGGCGCTCGTAACCGTTCGTGCGACCGATCCTCATGGCAAACCGCTCGGGCAGCTGGTCGACCTCCTGGTCACCGAGATCGGGGTCCGCGCCCCAGGCGGTCCGCTCGTGGAGAACCACCTTGCACAGATCCTGCTCGTGCACATGTTGCGGGCTCATGCCGCTGAGACCGACCGGCCCACCGGCTGGCTCAGCGCCCTGAACGAGGACGGGATCGGTGCCGCCCTGCGCGCCATGCACGCAGACGTGGCCCGCTCCTGGAAACTGAAGGAGCTCGCCGACATCAGCCACATGTCACGTTCCGCATTCGCCGCCTCCTTCAAGAACCACGTCGGCGTCCCGCCCCTGGAATACCTCATCCAATGGCGCATGAGCCTGGCGCGCGACGCGCTCGCCCGCGACAGTCTCTCGATCTCGGAGCTCGCTCAGGCCACCGGCTACCTTTCCGAAAGCGCGTTCAGTACGGCATTCCGCCGCGTAGTCGGCTCATCACCTACACAGTTCCGAAACCAAACACGACAGCCGCAGCACTCAGCCGGGAACGACGACTGA
- a CDS encoding GNAT family N-acetyltransferase yields MISPAAERKGGVAPVSVRPLEESDLDRADEICRMAFGTFLGVREPFETVDYVHTRWAADPRSAFAATVGGELVGSNFATNWGSIGYFGPLTVHPDLWDQGIGRRLMEPVMDRFDAWGNSHLGLFTFSHSAKHLELYRRYGFWPRFLTAIMKKQVTTSATVPGRALYGELPAAERPAALNLCHSLTEAVYKGLNLEREIVTALAQGVGDTILLHGAGSELDGLAVCHCGAGSEAGADVCYVKFGAVRPGPEAANRFERLLDACEQLAAERGLGELDAGTNLGRPDTYRRMIDRGLRTRLQGVTMHRPNEPGYSHPDAYVIDDWR; encoded by the coding sequence ATGATCTCACCAGCAGCGGAGCGCAAGGGTGGAGTGGCTCCGGTGTCAGTCCGCCCGCTGGAGGAGTCAGACTTGGATCGGGCCGACGAGATCTGCAGGATGGCCTTTGGGACGTTCCTCGGGGTCCGTGAGCCTTTCGAGACCGTCGACTACGTCCACACCCGCTGGGCGGCAGATCCGCGGTCGGCGTTCGCGGCGACAGTCGGGGGCGAGCTCGTCGGATCGAACTTCGCCACCAATTGGGGCAGCATCGGTTATTTCGGCCCCCTGACCGTGCATCCGGATCTGTGGGACCAGGGTATCGGCCGGCGTTTGATGGAGCCGGTCATGGACCGCTTCGACGCTTGGGGGAACTCCCACCTCGGTCTGTTCACCTTCTCCCACAGTGCCAAGCATCTTGAGCTCTACCGCCGGTACGGTTTCTGGCCTCGATTCCTCACAGCCATCATGAAGAAGCAGGTCACGACCAGTGCCACAGTCCCCGGCAGAGCCCTCTACGGCGAACTGCCCGCCGCCGAGCGACCCGCCGCGCTGAACCTCTGTCACTCACTGACGGAAGCCGTGTACAAAGGCCTGAACCTGGAACGCGAGATCGTGACCGCGCTCGCCCAGGGAGTCGGTGACACCATTCTGCTCCATGGCGCTGGCTCCGAGTTGGACGGCCTGGCCGTCTGCCACTGCGGAGCCGGGTCAGAGGCCGGCGCGGACGTGTGCTACGTCAAGTTCGGCGCCGTGCGCCCTGGCCCAGAGGCCGCCAACCGATTCGAGCGACTGCTCGACGCGTGCGAGCAGTTGGCCGCCGAGCGCGGACTGGGCGAGTTGGATGCCGGAACGAACCTGGGCCGCCCGGATACATATCGGCGCATGATCGACCGCGGTTTACGCACTCGGCTGCAGGGCGTGACCATGCACAGGCCTAACGAACCCGGATACAGCCACCCCGACGCGTATGTGATCGACGACTGGCGCTGA